The Procambarus clarkii isolate CNS0578487 chromosome 91, FALCON_Pclarkii_2.0, whole genome shotgun sequence region TAGGAGTTAAATTGTAGTAAGTCGTAGTGATAATGATACCAATACAATTAGGTTCATCATCATCAAAAAAGTTGTGAAGGGATCACCTGTGGtgcaaatgtggggacccatagcctcggagaagaaaatttaaggagtattcagagaagaccttgtggattctcactgaacactaatattttcttctcctaccacccccattcttttgtatatacaaatgtatttgttttatttaaactttgttacaaaaaggagttacatatagggtacaaaaaTGATTATCACAAgtcgtcgagttcctccagctcctcagatggtgggcaggaaccctgaatgcagtgtgcaaaAGCTTGATGTATCCTGTGTTCCTCAACTCATTATGTGACTCGATGAGGTGTCCTCGctcccgacaggatgggtatgtggtcccctcagccgctcgcaggatgggtattgggtccctcACCACTCACATGGTATTGGGTCCAATACCCACAAAAGATGGGTagtgggtccattaccgcccacgggAAAGGTGTGGGTTCTACCACTGCCCACAACATAGGTATGGGCTCCACCATCGCCCCCAGGATGAGTTTGGGGATTTTCAAAAAACATGGAAGCTATTATTGGCCTATAGTCTCCGGCGTCCTGTTCCCATCAAGGGCCACAATAAGGAAGATATTGTGACCATCACGTATAAGTCCTCCCTCAAAGTTCACATTTTATACACTTCACCTGTTTCATGCCATCTGAATCTATCGTGTTCAAAAACCACCTTACACCCAACAGTATAATAACTTCAGAGGGCTAACTAAAATGATTTTGGATGTATAAAATACGTACAAGGAGAGGAGAGAGTAGGAAGAGAGAGCGAGAAGGGGGCGAGTCATCCTTGAGAGTTGGAGGGCAGGGTTGACACTACACTGACGCCGGACTAGCTGTCATTCGCCCTGAATAGTGTCACCTTGGAGAAGGAGCTAACCCTTTCCCCGCTGAGATTTCATTTGCAATGACGGAGGCTGCATCAAGGTGATCtggaaaggagggggagggggagaggaggggggttaATCAGGGGCATATGCGAGGGGGATGTTGAAATTTTACTGGTAATCTTTTAGTATGTTTTCTTACCTGTGTTTCAACGCTAAGCTACCGGGCCATTTATTTTTCTATCTCTTTGTCTATTATTGCGATTAGTTTTAGTTCAGGCCTGTGATGTACAAACAAGAAAACTTATACGAATTATCAGCGGATAGCAAGACCAAATTgtattatataaagatttctaaTCGAATAACCGCTACAAATAGATTTATACAGCAGTATTCTCTTTTAGTATTGTCTGCCCACAACACACTCACGTTTTCTTTCATTTCGCCAAATATTTTGTAGCACCTCTGaggccaataataataataatacctgtaataataataataataataataataataataataataattatgaaaatatttatttatttatttatttatatacacaagagttcataagatattacacagtgtagatcaagatCTAGCTATAGGTTCAAATATTAtttccatctcacaggatggttagtcatgcatggaatcaggggagccaataccagcctcaatacaaaaaacaaatcaactctgactaaaaatcAGGTGAGAACATATAATGTAAGGCTCATCTATTAGCCCCAACTAGCAAAATATTTTCTATGAAGCCAATGATAAATTAATTTCAGCGTTTCACAAAAGattaatatacatatacagtTCATTACTGTTCCACGGAAGGGTACTACgggatcgccatagcccgtgctacttgcaacttttgttcccagtagctgaatcttcaaCAATATGTTCCACCAACTTTTACTGCAAATGTAATACAAcgtattaaaatatataattatttaatttgtTATTAAGTACAATTGCAGTGATATAAAGCTTTTACATAACTCATTACACAGCGTGACAGCTTCAGACGCTTTGCTTTCATACCCAAAAATCTTTATCATTTTATTATATTTGTTGAATTAAGGCCTAAAACCACCACAGGGTCTAAGAGGTACAGGGTCTGAGAGGTACAGGGTCTAAGAGGTACAGGGTCTAAGAGGTACAGGGTCTGAGAGGTACAGGGTCTAAGAGGTACAGGGTCTGAGAGGTACAGGGTCTGAGAGGTACAGGGTCTAAGAGGTACAGGGTCTGAGAGGTACAGGGTCTAAGAGGTACAGGGTCTGAGAGGTACAGGGTCTAAGAGGTACAGAGCCTAAGAGGTACAGAACCTAAGAGGTACAGAGCCTAAGAGGTACAGAGCCTAAGAGGTACAGAGCGTAAGAGGTACAGAGCCTAAGAGGTACAGAGTCTGAGAGGTACAGAGCCTAAGAGGTACAGAACCTAAGAGGTACAGAGCCTAAGAGGTACAGAGTCTGAGAGGTACAGAGCCTAAGAGGTACAGAACCTAAGAGGTACAGAGCCTAAGAGGTACAGAGCCTAAGAGGTACAGGATCTAAGAGGTACAGAGCCTAAGAGGTACAGAGCCTAAGAGGTACAGAGCCTAAGAGGTACAGAGCCTAAGAGGTACAGAGTCCGGGGGTTCATCAACCTGGGAAGGGGCCGGCGGATCACGGGTGTTTCAACATAAGCTAAACAAGATTTAATCCGAGTTCCTTTTTTTGTTCAACATAGGAAGTAGACCTTTCTGGGGTGAGCAATGACTTCCATATTGCTTACACCTGCCTTTTCAGACTGGTAACTGACCTCTTCAGACTGGTAACTGACCTTTTCAGACTGGTAACTGACCTTTTCAGACTGGTAACCGGCCATTTCAGACTGGTAACTGACCTCTTCAGACTGGTAACTGACCTTTTCAGACTGGTAACTGACCTTTTCAGACTGGTAACCGGCCATTTCAGACTGGTAACTGACCTTTTCAGACTGGTAACTGACCTTTCCAGACTGGTAACTGACCTTCTCAGACTGGTAACTGACCTTCTCAGACTGGTAACTGACCTTCTCAGACTGGTAACTGACCTTCTCAGACTGGTAACTGACCTTTTCAGACTGGTAACTGACCTTTTCAGACTGGTAACTGACCTTTTCAGACTGGTAACTGACCTTTTCAGACTGGTAACTGACCTTTTCAGACTGGTAACTGACCTTTTCAGACTGGTAACCGGCCATTTCAGGTTGCTAACCGGCCTCTTCAAAGTGTAAAAAGGTCATCCTTATATGACCTTTTCAAGTGTATACCTGCCTCTCCAGACGTACGAAATTTTCAGTGAGTGCATTGACCTTTCGTGGTGTACAATGACCTCCCAGGGTCACAGCCGAAAGgtccccgggttcgatttcccgcGGTAGGATacaatttcctttcacctgatgccttcgttcacctagtagtaaatagg contains the following coding sequences:
- the LOC123773803 gene encoding calcium-binding and coiled-coil domain-containing protein 2-like, which translates into the protein MAGYQSEKVSYQSEKVSYQSEKVSYQSEKVSYQSEKVSYQSEKVSYQSEKVSYQSEKVSYQSEKVSYQSEKVSYQSGKVSYQSEKVSYQSEMAGYQSEKVSYQSEKVSYQSEEVSYQSEMAGYQSEKVSYQSEKVSYQSEEVSYQSEKAGVSNMEVIAHPRKVYFLC